A single Pseudomonas sp. DC1.2 DNA region contains:
- a CDS encoding UDP-glucose/GDP-mannose dehydrogenase family protein: MKISVFGSGYVGLVQAAVLAEVGHDVICMDIDAKKVELLKQGHVSIFEPGLATLVKESLEAKRLQFTTDEKLAVQHGEVLFIAVGTPSSEDGSADLSYVLSVGDAVARHRVQPLILVEKSTVPVGTGDTLRAHILGKLKDAGRELEFDIVSNPEFLKEGTAVADCRRPDRIIVGCERDEVRDVMRELYAPFNRNHDRIMFMDLRSAELTKYAANCMLATKISFINQIAELAEHLGCDIESVRLGIGADTRIGYHFIYPGCGYGGSCFPKDMRALIHSAELAHCSSDLLQAVEAINERQKNKLFERVNAFFKGDLAGKTFAVWGLAFKPNTDDMRDAPSRVLMEALWAAGANVRAFDPEAMQETQHLYPNESKLTLLGTPESALTGADALIICTEWQQFKAPDFDLIRERLSAPVIFDGRNLFDAERLARNGFLYFPMGRGESRKLPIPHQQWPSTPVVA, translated from the coding sequence ATGAAAATCAGTGTATTTGGTAGTGGTTACGTTGGCCTCGTGCAGGCCGCCGTTCTGGCCGAAGTTGGCCACGATGTGATCTGCATGGACATCGATGCCAAAAAGGTCGAACTGCTCAAGCAAGGCCACGTCAGCATTTTCGAGCCCGGCTTGGCCACGCTCGTCAAAGAAAGCCTGGAGGCTAAACGCCTGCAGTTCACCACCGATGAGAAACTCGCTGTACAGCACGGCGAAGTATTGTTCATCGCAGTGGGTACCCCCTCCAGCGAAGACGGCTCGGCCGACCTGAGCTACGTACTGTCGGTGGGTGATGCGGTCGCACGCCACCGAGTGCAGCCGCTGATTCTGGTGGAAAAATCCACCGTTCCGGTCGGTACGGGTGACACCCTGCGCGCGCACATCCTGGGCAAGTTGAAAGACGCCGGCCGCGAGCTGGAATTCGATATTGTCTCCAACCCCGAGTTCCTCAAGGAAGGGACCGCGGTGGCTGACTGCCGACGCCCAGACCGCATCATCGTTGGCTGTGAACGCGATGAAGTGCGCGATGTGATGCGCGAGCTGTACGCACCGTTCAACCGCAACCACGATCGCATCATGTTCATGGACCTGCGTAGCGCCGAGCTGACCAAGTACGCAGCAAACTGCATGCTTGCCACCAAAATCAGCTTCATCAACCAGATTGCCGAGTTGGCCGAACACCTGGGTTGCGATATCGAATCGGTACGCTTGGGCATCGGCGCGGATACGCGCATTGGCTACCACTTCATCTACCCAGGCTGCGGTTATGGCGGGTCGTGCTTTCCAAAGGACATGCGCGCGCTGATCCACAGTGCTGAGCTGGCTCATTGCTCCAGTGACCTGCTGCAAGCGGTAGAGGCGATCAACGAGCGTCAAAAGAACAAGCTGTTCGAGCGTGTCAACGCATTCTTCAAGGGCGACTTGGCCGGCAAGACCTTTGCCGTTTGGGGCCTGGCGTTCAAACCCAACACCGACGACATGCGTGATGCCCCAAGCCGGGTGTTGATGGAGGCCTTGTGGGCTGCCGGCGCCAATGTGCGTGCATTCGACCCGGAAGCGATGCAGGAAACCCAGCATCTGTACCCGAACGAATCGAAGTTAACGCTCCTGGGTACTCCGGAATCGGCACTCACTGGCGCCGACGCGCTAATCATCTGCACCGAGTGGCAGCAGTTCAAGGCCCCTGATTTCGACCTGATCCGTGAACGTCTCTCGGCCCCGGTCATTTTCGACGGGCGCAACCTGTTTGACGCCGAACGCCTCGCACGCAACGGCTTCCTGTACTTCCCAATGGGTCGTGGTGAATCGCGCAAACTGCCGATCCCTCACCAGCAATGGCCTTCTACACCTGTGGTTGCCTGA
- the arnF gene encoding 4-amino-4-deoxy-L-arabinose-phosphoundecaprenol flippase subunit ArnF, with the protein MSLRRGITFALGSVLLVSSAQLGMRWSMSRLPHPEQWLAALSNGSVDLSAVGVVMAAIFAYVLSMLCWLLALKDLPLGRAYSLLSISYALVYLLAASLPVFNEHFSLSKSLGVALVILGVITINSRPARASVLRNAS; encoded by the coding sequence ATGAGCCTACGCCGTGGAATCACTTTTGCTTTGGGCAGCGTGCTGTTGGTCAGCAGTGCTCAACTGGGCATGCGCTGGAGCATGAGCCGGCTGCCACACCCCGAACAATGGCTGGCGGCCTTGAGCAATGGCAGCGTGGACCTGTCCGCCGTCGGCGTGGTCATGGCGGCTATTTTCGCTTACGTTCTCTCAATGCTCTGCTGGTTGCTGGCCCTGAAAGATTTACCGTTAGGGCGCGCCTATTCGCTTTTGAGCATCAGCTACGCGCTGGTGTACCTGCTGGCAGCCAGTTTGCCGGTGTTCAACGAACATTTCAGTCTTTCAAAAAGCCTCGGGGTGGCGCTGGTCATCCTCGGGGTCATAACCATCAACTCTCGACCTGCTCGCGCATCTGTTCTTAGGAATGCCTCATGA
- the arnE gene encoding 4-amino-4-deoxy-L-arabinose-phosphoundecaprenol flippase subunit ArnE encodes MSLLLLLTACLLTCLGQIAQKYAVESWRGKESSWSEKLCSPWLWLALLSLGFGLLVWLLVLQRLEVGVAYPMLSLNFVLITLVARFVFHEAVDRRHWLGVALVIGGVILLGQHA; translated from the coding sequence ATGAGCCTGCTTCTGCTATTGACCGCCTGCCTGCTGACCTGCTTGGGCCAGATCGCCCAGAAGTACGCCGTAGAGAGTTGGCGCGGCAAAGAGTCGAGCTGGAGCGAAAAGTTGTGCTCGCCCTGGCTTTGGCTCGCCTTGCTCTCCCTGGGTTTCGGTCTTCTGGTCTGGCTGCTGGTATTGCAGCGCCTTGAGGTCGGTGTCGCTTATCCGATGCTGAGCCTTAATTTCGTACTCATTACGCTGGTGGCTCGCTTCGTTTTCCACGAAGCCGTCGATCGTCGTCACTGGCTGGGTGTAGCGCTGGTGATTGGTGGCGTAATTTTGCTGGGACAACACGCATGA